The Lysobacter enzymogenes genome window below encodes:
- a CDS encoding MFS transporter translates to MNDSAAAPLDRNWSLVAAGAVLGCVAAGAVFALAVLLGPMGAATGWSRAGLSAAMTLAFLSMGVAGFGWGLLSDRIGPRAVAFAGALLLGLACVLASRAGSLLQFQLAYGVLLGAAAAAFFAPVIAATAAAFERRRNLAISLVSAGVGVAPMTLSPLVAWLISRYDWRTTLLIVGVLAWALTLPAVWFVRAAPNAQRPAPRVAAGDADGGAPATMARALRSRPFIVLGAAYFACCAAHSGPIFHTVSYAIGCGLPVTAAVTIYSMEGAAGLGGRLLFGTLADRYGAKRILVGGLLLQAVAAVSYLAVNQLDGFYAVALVFGMAYGGTMPLYASLARDAFDPRILGGVLGAATLLSSLGMALGPVVGGWLYDRYGSYTWLYVGSMLVGLAAAAIALAFPRAPRACGDGGLRPALQS, encoded by the coding sequence ATGAACGACTCTGCCGCCGCTCCGCTCGACCGCAACTGGTCCCTGGTCGCCGCCGGCGCCGTGCTCGGCTGCGTCGCCGCCGGCGCGGTGTTCGCGCTGGCGGTGTTGCTGGGGCCGATGGGCGCGGCGACCGGTTGGTCGCGCGCCGGACTGTCGGCGGCGATGACCCTGGCCTTCCTCAGCATGGGCGTGGCCGGGTTCGGCTGGGGCCTGCTCAGCGACCGGATCGGGCCGCGCGCGGTCGCCTTCGCCGGCGCGCTGCTGCTCGGGCTGGCCTGCGTGCTGGCCAGCCGCGCCGGCAGCCTGCTGCAGTTCCAGTTGGCCTACGGCGTGCTGCTCGGCGCGGCCGCGGCGGCGTTCTTCGCGCCGGTGATCGCCGCCACCGCGGCGGCGTTCGAACGCCGGCGCAACCTCGCGATCTCGCTGGTCTCCGCCGGCGTCGGCGTCGCGCCGATGACCTTGTCGCCGCTGGTGGCGTGGCTGATCAGCCGCTACGACTGGCGCACCACCTTGCTGATCGTCGGCGTGCTGGCGTGGGCGCTGACCTTGCCGGCGGTGTGGTTCGTGCGCGCCGCGCCGAACGCGCAGCGGCCGGCGCCGCGCGTCGCCGCCGGCGATGCCGATGGCGGCGCGCCGGCGACGATGGCGCGGGCGCTGCGTTCGCGCCCCTTCATCGTGCTGGGCGCGGCCTACTTCGCCTGCTGCGCCGCGCACTCCGGGCCGATCTTCCACACCGTCAGCTACGCCATCGGCTGCGGCCTGCCGGTGACCGCCGCGGTCACCATCTACAGCATGGAAGGCGCGGCCGGGCTCGGTGGGCGCCTGTTGTTCGGCACCCTCGCCGACCGCTACGGCGCCAAGCGCATCCTGGTCGGCGGCCTGTTGCTGCAAGCGGTCGCCGCGGTGAGCTATCTGGCGGTGAACCAGCTCGACGGTTTCTACGCGGTGGCGCTGGTGTTCGGCATGGCCTACGGCGGCACCATGCCCTTGTACGCCTCGCTCGCGCGCGACGCGTTCGACCCGCGCATCCTCGGCGGCGTGCTCGGCGCGGCGACCCTGCTGTCGAGCCTCGGCATGGCGCTGGGGCCGGTCGTCGGCGGCTGGCTGTACGACCGCTACGGCAGCTACACCTGGCTGTATGTCGGTTCGATGCTGGTCGGCCTGGCGGCCGCGGCGATCGCGCTGGCGTTCCCGCGCGCGCCGCGCGCGTGCGGCGATGGCGGATTGCGGCCGGCGTTGCAGTCCTGA
- a CDS encoding TerC family protein yields MEWLSDPTIWMGLATLVVLEIVLGIDNLVFIAILADKLPPHQRDKARVIGLSLALVMRLALLATLSWIMRLTAPLFSLFGHPFSGRDLILLGGGLFLLFKATMELHERLEPPAEHGAGGKAYAAFGLVVLQIVVLDAVFSLDSVITAVGMVDELGVMFAAVIVAMAVMLLASKPLTRFVGRHPTVVVLCLGFLLMIGFSLVAEGLGFKIPKGYLYAAIAFSILIESFNQWSQANRDRHARRLPFRQRTAEAVTRLLGARPGGEHAQAERAGAAAAAAEPGLEAAEHDMIRSVLTLAERSVASVMTVRADIQWIDARRGPEHAAQRLIATPHTRLLVCDGELDDLQGVVASRDLLAGVLAGRPLALAEHLREPLTLPESSTALRALERIREHPIALAVVVNEYGGVEGLVTANDLLAAIAGDLVDTRDADFGIERGEDGAWIVDASISLEDLFRATGIALERQASYVSVTGLFLHRLERLPAVGDRVRSGGWELEALSLERRRVGRARLTPV; encoded by the coding sequence ATGGAATGGCTTTCCGACCCGACCATCTGGATGGGTCTGGCGACCCTGGTGGTGCTGGAGATCGTCCTCGGCATCGACAACCTGGTCTTCATCGCCATCCTCGCCGACAAGCTGCCGCCGCATCAGCGCGACAAGGCGCGGGTGATCGGACTGAGCCTGGCGCTGGTGATGCGGCTGGCGTTGCTGGCGACGCTGTCGTGGATCATGCGCCTGACCGCGCCGCTGTTCTCGCTGTTCGGCCACCCCTTCTCCGGCCGCGACCTGATCCTGCTCGGCGGCGGCCTGTTCCTGCTGTTCAAGGCGACGATGGAATTGCACGAACGCCTGGAACCGCCGGCCGAGCATGGCGCCGGCGGCAAGGCCTACGCCGCGTTCGGGCTGGTGGTGCTGCAGATCGTGGTGCTGGACGCGGTGTTCTCGCTCGACTCGGTGATCACCGCGGTCGGCATGGTCGACGAGTTGGGGGTGATGTTCGCCGCGGTGATCGTCGCGATGGCGGTGATGCTGCTGGCGAGCAAGCCGCTGACCCGTTTCGTCGGCCGCCACCCGACCGTGGTGGTGCTGTGCCTGGGCTTCCTGCTGATGATCGGCTTCAGCCTGGTCGCCGAGGGCCTGGGCTTCAAGATTCCCAAGGGGTATCTGTACGCGGCGATCGCGTTCTCGATTCTGATCGAGAGCTTCAACCAGTGGTCGCAGGCCAACCGCGATCGCCACGCGCGCCGGCTGCCGTTCCGCCAGCGCACCGCCGAAGCGGTGACGCGGCTGCTCGGGGCGCGGCCCGGCGGCGAGCACGCGCAGGCCGAGCGCGCGGGCGCCGCGGCGGCCGCGGCCGAGCCGGGGCTGGAGGCGGCCGAGCACGACATGATCCGCAGCGTGCTGACCCTGGCCGAGCGCTCGGTCGCCAGCGTCATGACGGTGCGCGCCGACATCCAGTGGATCGACGCGCGGCGCGGGCCGGAACACGCGGCGCAGCGTTTGATCGCCACGCCGCACACGCGCCTGCTGGTGTGCGACGGCGAACTCGACGATCTGCAGGGCGTGGTCGCCAGCCGCGACCTGCTCGCCGGCGTGCTGGCGGGCCGCCCGCTGGCGCTGGCCGAACACCTGCGCGAGCCGCTGACCCTGCCCGAGTCGAGCACCGCGTTGCGCGCGCTGGAGCGCATCCGCGAGCACCCGATCGCGCTGGCGGTGGTGGTCAACGAATACGGCGGCGTCGAAGGCCTGGTCACCGCCAACGACCTGCTCGCGGCCATCGCCGGCGACCTGGTCGACACCCGCGACGCCGATTTCGGCATCGAGCGCGGCGAGGACGGCGCCTGGATCGTCGACGCCTCGATCTCGCTGGAAGACCTGTTCCGCGCCACCGGCATCGCGCTGGAGCGGCAGGCCTCCTATGTCAGCGTGACCGGCCTGTTCCTGCACCGGCTCGAACGCCTGCCGGCGGTCGGCGACCGCGTGCGCAGCGGCGGCTGGGAGCTGGAGGCGCTGAGCCTGGAACGCCGCCGGGTCGGCCGCGCGCGGCTGACGCCGGTCTGA